A window of the Corythoichthys intestinalis isolate RoL2023-P3 chromosome 6, ASM3026506v1, whole genome shotgun sequence genome harbors these coding sequences:
- the otol1b gene encoding otolin 1b codes for MKFICQWILLSIVMIAVTMMCCVEAKTTPKPKYYYTKKPLPPVTAHNLRIPGTPKPKMGYNPPELRPLSTYPINAFPQDHTVSTDPPSVGPDNYTLDYNECYFNFCECCPPERGPQGPKGDDGPAGPTGERGFTGSAGSPGPKGASGSRGIKGDKGEKGERGYTGPGGYPGVMGKPGQKGDLGPKGEKGEAGMQGVKGDDGQRGESGPSGTPGEKGEPGKAGPVGPPGVNLGPKGDKGDKGECGTYGERGPKGNRGDTGAPGIPGAMGIPGINGKHGSAGPVGVRGDPGPPGAQGEPGVSGAQGPQGVRGVQGPKGDRGYHGMRGERGMRGFKGAKGSGFPTKRSAFSVGISPKRSFPPSGFPVRFDKVFYNDENHFNFSSNSFVCVHAGVYVFSYHITVRNQPLRATLVVNGSRRVRTRDSLYGQDIDQASTLVVLRLGAGDQVWIETFRDWNGVYASSEDDSIFSGFLLYSP; via the exons ATGAAGTTCATCTGTCAGTGGATTCTTCTGTCCATTGTCATGATAGCAGTGACCATGATGTGCTGTGTTGAGGCCAAGACCACACCCAAGCCCAAGTATTACTACACCAAGAAGCCTCTGCCTCCGGTCACGGCGCACAACCTCAGGATCCCCGGCACACCGAAGCCCAAGATGGGCTATAATCCACCTGAGCTTCGCCCGCTGTCTACCTACCCCATTAATGCTTTTCCTCAGGACCACACAGTAAGCACAGATCCTCCCAGTGTAGGCCCTGACAACTACACCCTGGATTACAACGAGTGTTACTTTAACTTTTGCGAGTGCTGTCCACCTGAGCGAGGCCCCCAAGGTCCAAAGGGAGACGATGGCCCAGCAG GGCCAACGGGGGAAAGAGGCTTTACCGGGTCAGCTGGCTCACCTGGACCAAAGGGTGCAAGTGGTTCGAGGGGGATCAAAGGGGACAAAG GGGAAAAGGGTGAAAGGGGATACACTGGTCCAGGTGGATATCCTGGGGTTATGGGGAAACCGGGGCAGAAAG GTGATCTTGGACctaaaggtgagaaaggtgagGCTGGGATGCAAGGAGTTAAAGGCGATGATGGGCAGAGAGGTGAATCTGGACCGAGTGGGACACCTGGTGAGAAAGGAGAACCGGGAAAAGCGGGGCCAGTTGGACCCCCTGGAGTGAATCTTGGTCCTAAAGGAGATAAGGGTGATAAGGGGGAGTGTGGGACATACGGGGAAAGAGGGCCAAAAGGTAATCGCGGGGACACCGGTGCTCCAGGAATACCAGGAGCGATGGGAATCCCCGGAATCAACGGCAAACACGGATCTGCGGGTCCTGTCGGCGTTCGTGGGGATCCTGGAcctcctggagcacagggggaaCCTGGTGTGAGTGGAGCACAGGGGCCACAAGGTGTTCGAGGAGTGCAGGGGCCAAAGGGGGATAGAGGTTACCACGGGATGAGAGGTGAAAGGGGAATGCGTGGCTTTAAAGGAGCAAAGGGATCAGGCTTCCCCACCAAACGCTCAGCATTCAGCGTGGGCATCTCCCCAAAAAGGTCCTTCCCGCCGTCTGGATTCCCCGTCCGCTTTGACAAAGTGTTCTACAATGACGAGAACCACTTCAACTTCAGCAGCAACAGCTTTGTGTGCGTCCACGCCGGCGTGTATGTCTTCTCCTACCACATCACCGTACGAAATCAACCCCTGCGCGCCACGCTGGTGGTGAACGGCTCACGACGGGTGAGGACCAGGGACTCGCTGTACGGCCAAGACATCGACCAGGCGTCCACTCTGGTGGTGCTGCGTTTGGGGGCGGGCGATCAGGTGTGGATTGAGACCTTCAGAGACTGGAATGGGGTGTACGCCAGCAGTGAAGACGACAGTATCTTCTCTGGGTTTCTACTTTACTCACCCTGA